In Brassica napus cultivar Da-Ae chromosome C2, Da-Ae, whole genome shotgun sequence, the sequence GTTTGTGAGATTTATCAGAAGGTGCAGTTTCGTGATATAATTATGTaatcatttaaataaaacatttgttaTTGTAATATACATGGATGGTTATGTAGTTTGAATCAGTGTTTAAGAAATTGCTAGGCAGTAATTAGGCGTTTTATATTGATTAGGCGGGTGCCTAACCGAATTTTTGaatgaatattttgaaaaaaaggcTCGATTTGCTGCTTAGGCGCCGCCTAGACTTGTTTGAATTATTTGTATTTGAATCAGAGTAGAGAggaatttaatttaatttttattttcgtaTGATTTTGATGTTTAATTAGCCTTTCTTGAGTTGATGGTTTGTTGTTCATATGTTTGGAATTATTGACGTGTCCTCTACAGGCTTGAGAAAGAGTCAGGGTTCTTCTTCAATACAAAGTATTTCGACGAGAAAGTTCTCgctggagagtgggatgaagtGGAGAAGTACTTGTCTGGCTTTACCAAGGTTGATGATAACAGATACTCCATGAAGATTTTCTTCGAAATCAGGAAGCAGAAGTATCTCGAGGCGCTTGATAGGTAAATAAAACAAAGCCATGCCTATCTGTTTTGCTCTTGTTTGTGGTTTCAGAGTGTGGTTAGATATCATCTTTTGTCTCTTTGTACAGGCAAGATAAGGCCAAAGCAGTTGAGATACTGGTGCAGGACTTGAGAGTCTTCTCCACTTTCAACGAGGATCTCTACAAAGAGATTACTCAGCTTTTAACTTTACAGAACTTCAGGTACGATTTTGTGGATTCTACTTCGTCTGTTCAAGTAGAGATCAAGATTTGGGTTTTTTCAACTGATATCAATAGGAATGTGAATCTGACATCTAATGATATTAAACCAATTTGATTCTCTATCTATTGCAGGGAAAATGACCAGCTTTCCAAATACGGAGACACTAAAACCGCTCGGACCGTAATGCTATCAGAAGTTAAAAAACTAATCGAAGCAAATCCTCTTTTTCGTGACAAATTGACGTTCCCTGCACTAAGATCTTCTAGACTGCGGACTCTCATTAATCAGAGgtgtgtttctttttctttttctcctcACGACAATAGAGTATGTTGCTGGATTCATCGTGCACATGTTCTCTTGCAGTCTTAATTGGCAGCACCAGCTTTGCAAAAATCCGAGGCCAAACCCAGATATTAAAACTCTATTCACAGACCACACATGCGCAGTTCCCAATGGTCCTCTGGCACCTTCATCAGTCAATCAGCCTGTTACAACTTTGACAAAGCCAGCAGCTTTTCCGCCACTTGGAGCTCATGGTGTAAGAAACCTCAACGTTTGACTCCTTTATTCATGTTTCTGAATCgtacaaaaatttaatatttgagtAAATCTGTAATTCTGTATTAATGTAGCCCTTTCCTCCTGGTGGTGCTGTTGCTGCTGCTAATGCTGGCGCTTTAGCTAGTTGGATGGCTGCTGCCTCTGGTGCTTCTGCTGTCCAAGCTGCCGTTGTCACACCTGCGCCTATGCCTCTACCTATGAATCAAGGTTAGTTTGTGACAGTATTCtaccttttttgttttgttctgaACTTATCAGTAAGTTCCTGTTTTATATCCTTCTAAGACTAATTACCTTTCTTACAAAAAGTGGCAATCTTGAAGCGACCAAGAACACCACCAGCAACTCCAAGTATTGTAGATTATCAGAATCCGGATCATGAACTAATGAAGCGTCTCCGCCCTGCCCCATCTGTGGAGGaggtaatatatttttttttcattctggAAAGCTATTTGTACGATTCTtgcatttttctcaaaatattctAAGCATTATTCGTTTCCAGGTGACATATCCTGCTCCTAGGCAACAAGCTCTATGGTCGCCGGAAGACTTGCCACTAAAGGTGGCTCTAGCGTTGCATCAAGGGTCTACTGTGACAAGCATGGAGTTTCACCCTATGCAAAATACGTTACTTCTTGGTATGGTGGTTTGAAACTTAGAATACAAATTATAAACTGAATTTGAAGTTATATTTCTGTTATTTGTTCGTGTTCTGAATGAGCATTTGAGTTCCATCAGTCGGATCTGCGACGGGAGAAATCACATTGTGGGAACTGGCTGTTCGAGAGAAGCTGGTTACAAGGCCATTCAAAGTATGGGATATGACTAACTGCACAAATCAGTTTCAGGTTTGTCTTACAGCTAATAATTTTGTAGTTTATGTGTTTAATTTAAAAggcttaatttaaaaaatatttctttgagAACTGATAGTTGATGGAGACAAAATGTATCAGCAAACTATCTGTTGTTCGAGAATCTTGTACTTACCATTTTTTGGGACTCACTCAGGCTTTGATAGCTAAGGAAACACCAATTTCTGTCACCCGTGTTGCATGGAGTCCAGATGGAAATTTCATTGGTAAGCTTCCCTTCGTGCATTCTTTGATTTTAGTTAGTCTCTTGTCTCAGTCTCTTCTTGTGCAGGGGTTGCCTATTCGAAACATCTTGTTcacttgtatgctttctctggaCCTAACGATCTTCGCCAGCATGCTGAGGTGAGCATACGTTAGATCATATTCCGTACGATAAGGAATGCTATGTAATTATATCTCATGAAATTATATCTCTTTTTGTTCTCACAGATCGATGCCCATATGGGTGCTGTGAACGACTTGGCTTTCGCTATTCCGAACAGACAGCTATGTGTAGTTACTTGCGGAGATGATAAGCTAATCAAGGTGAGTAAATGAATCACAGGATTTCACTGCTAGACATATCAATCTACTGCACCTGTCTAACTTGATATATGTGGAACAGGTATGGGATCTTCAAGGTCGAAAGCATTTTACCTTTGAAGGTCATGAAACTCCTGTTTATTCCATTTGTCCTCATCACAAAGAGAACATTCAGGTGTGGCATTCTATCATCTATCATCTGCTTAAAGAACACTAAAAGTAGATGACATATTTCCTTTAGAAGATCCTGCCTATTGACTTCTGTTCTTATTTGGATTTCAGTTCATATTTTCAACGGCCATAGATGGGAAAATAAAGGCCTGGCTTTATGACAATATGGGTTCCAGAGTTGATTATGATGCTCCTGGTAAATGGTGTACTACGATGCTTTACAGCGCTGATGGGTCTAGGTACGATCTGAATTTCGTAAAGAGTCCATCTTCTAGTCCTTTAAACTCGCTTATACAATCGTTATGTATTCTTCATACCTAGTACCTAAAATGTTAAAGTTTGTCATTGAGATTTATTTATTCATGAATGTACTGAGTTGTCGTTTTGATTTTCTAGTCTGTTTTCCTCCTAAATACACATTTCTCTCTCCCAAATGTCCTGCATCGTTTACTGATTTACAACAACTCAAATCTATCTGTTTTCAGAATACATTTTTCATCGCTCTGCTTTAGTTCTTTCTGATATCGTGGTGCATTTTCTTCTTCAGATTGTTCTCTTGTGGAACGAGTAAAGATGGAGACTTTTTCCTAGTTGAATGGAATGAAAGTGAAGGATCAATTAAAAGGACGTATCTTGGGTTTCATAAAAAGTTGGCTGGTGTGGTTCAGTTTGATACCTCCAAGAACCACTTTCTGGCTGTTGGTGAAGATGGGCAAATCAAGTTCTGGGATATGGACAATATCAATGTTCTGACTAGCACTGATGCGGAGGGTGGACTTCCGGTTAGTCTcacagattctttttttttctcccacGGCTTGTTGCTTAGGCGATCTTTTTAGATTTGGATACTAACTTATCTCATCTTCAGGCTCTTCCTCGCTTGAGATTTAACAGGGAAGGTAATCTTCTAGCGGTTTCTACGGCAGAGAACGGATTTAAGATCCTAGCAAACACAGCTGGTTTCCGATCTCTGAGAGCCATGGAAGCTTCTGCTTTTGAAACGATGAGGAATCCAGTCGATTCTTCCTTAACCAAAGCTGTAACGTTTCCCAACTTTGTAGTATATTTCTCTTTATTAACATCCACTGTTGTAGCAAGCTCTCTCGGCTTACACATTTTGGTATTCTGTTAGGTTCCTGGTGCTTCTGTCAGCTGTAAAATTGAACGAGGCTCTCCTGTTAGACCCTCACCAATGCTGGTAAATTACCCATCAAATGTTATGTTTCTAGCcatttttataaatcattattattATGTTCTAAATTTTTCACTAGAAAATGAAATTGGATTACATTTGTTTAAAATCATGACTATAGCATTTCagttttcttatatgtttaaGGATAGTTGCTAATCTTTTTTGTTGTGGCAAATCCTCAAGAATGGAGTTGATCCCTCGAAGCCAAGAATAATAGACGACTCAACAGACAAACCAAGACCTTGGCAATTAGCTGAAATAATGGACCCTGCCCAGTGTCGCAAGGCTACTTTACCCGATACCGCTGGTTCTTCCACAAAGGTTTGCCTAATTAACTTTGAGTAgaaatttgttttgtaatttaaaaaaaaaaacttaggctTATGTTTCTCCTGTTGCGTGGCAAAGCAGGTTGTCCGGCTTCTGTATACTAATTCCGGCGCTGGAATCGTGGCACTAGGTTTGAACGGTATTCAGAGGCTCTGGAAGTGGGTTCGCAGTGAGCAGAACCCTAGTGGAAAGGTAAGCATATAAGAGAGTTAGAGAGAGCTTTGTGCGGCTTTATCTAAGTACCATTTATTATGCAGGCAACTACTGCTGTTGTTCCTCAGCAATGGCAACCAAACAGTGGTCTTCTCATGGCCAACGATGTCTCTGGTGTAAACCTTGAAGAGTCTAACCCGTGCATCGCTCTCTCTAAGAACGACTCATACGTCATGTCGGCTGCTGGAGGAAAAGTCTCGTTGTTTAACATGATGACTTTTAAGGTATATATGAACTTGAAAGTAGACCACTTAAACCACAAGCTCTAGCTGAAAATGTTCTCACGTTCACACTATAAAACTCCTTTGGTGGTTCTACTATTTCAAAAATCTGTTGGCCTTATAGGTGATGACAACATTCATGCAACCTCCACCGGCTTCAACATTTTTGGCGTTCCATCCTCAGGACAACAACATCATTGCCATTGGGATGGAGGACTCCACGATTCACATCTACAATGTCCGAGTGGATGAGGTAAGTAGTCGATAATACCAACCATTGCCACTTAAGTAGCTTTACAGTTATAGATGTTACCCTTAAACTATATGAACGAACTCACTTCTCTTGCATCTGTGTTTCATCAGGTCAAATCAAAGCTAAAGGGTCACCAGAAACGCATCACTGGCTTAGCATTTTCTACAACCCTCAATATCTTGGTTTCATCCGGTGCTGATGCTCAGGTGCGTTATGCTCTGCGTCTTGTTGTTGCAGAAAAAAATTGCTGGAATATTTCATGCCTTTCCCTTGCTCAATTTTCCACCAGGAGGAGGCTAACGCTTGTTGTTGTCTTCTCTTAGATATGCTTTTGGAGCATTGACACATGGGAGAAGAGAAAATCCGTAGCAATACAAATGCCAGCAGGAAAAGCCGCCAATGGAGACACGCGTGTACAGTTTCATGTGGATCAGATCCGTATCCTGGCAGTACACGAGACACAACTAGCTATATTTGATGCTTCCAAGATGGAATGTATCCGACAGGTACGTATGAGATACATCTCTCTAAGTCCATAGATATATAAACACCTGAGCTCTTAATTATTGTTCTGAATTTTGTATAGACTTATGTTTTCTTGCTTCCATGTATCAGTGGATTCCTCAAGACTCGTTGTCGGCTCCTATATCTTCAGCAGTGTATGCCTGTAACAGCCAGTTGATCTACACCACTTTCCGCGATGGTAACATTGGAGTGTTCGACGCAGACACTCTTAGATTAAGATGTCGTATCTCTCCATCCGCCTACTTGCCTCAAGGGTAAGTGCTTATCTAACATTTCATTAGATTCTTAGTTCTAAGTCAATCAATGTAAGTGTTTATAAGCTTGTCTCTATATTAACTCTCTGTTATTACAGGAACCAAGGCTTGTCCCCTCTAGTTGTGGCAGCTCACCCGCAAGAGCCAAACCAGTTTGCGGTCGGTTTGAATGATGGGTCAGTAAAGGTGATAGAACCGACGGAGGCTGAAGGCAAGTGGGGAATGGTTCCACCCTCTGAAGCCATCAAAACTTCACCATCCACCACAAACAACCAAACTCAAGAACAGTTACAAAGATGAACAAACTACAATGGCTTTACTCATAATTATCCATGTAATTAGTTTCAAATCTCTTCATGATATTGACTCTTCAGGTATGTTGGCTAGTTAGTGTTCTTGCTGATTATTTGTTTAAGGTTTCAGCAGTGGTATTAGGTCTTGGAATGTAGTCTTAGTTTGAAGAATGTTAAGATAATGACATTGGTAAGAAATAAAGTTTGTATAAAGCAAATCTCAAGAGTGAATAAGCAACACGACCATGACTGTTTAGTGAAACCACCCTACCATCAATAATCGATCAATGGTCATCCTGACTGGTCCATCGGTTTGCATCTTCCGCCCATACCCTCGCTTAAGTCTTTGTTTTGCAATCAACCATGGCCTCATCAGCTTCAGTAGTTTCTTCTGCAGAATCATATCGCTTTCCTCTCTTTTCACCTGCAAGTGTTTTCTTGCGTCCCAAAACACCAAGTTCGAGAACCATGGTACAAAAAAGAAAGTTAATTATAATGGCTCTGGGGTTGGTCAAGCTATTCCCACATCGGAAGTATGTTCCAAGTAAGTCGGTTTTGTTTGACTATAATGTAAAGAGGCTTACGCAAGTTGAAAGCATCTTTGCGCTTGGGGCAATGACGCAACTAATGAGGTACTAACCGAATGCGCGTCTATTGCTGGTTGAAAACTATTTCCAAACCCCCTCATTGATCCTTAGGACTCTTGAGAATTTCTGGAAGGGCTCCCTTCCGGGTAAAGCCCTGCAATCTTttagttcaattttttatacttTACTTAGCTCTTTAACATTGTTCTGTTTATTTTCATGCCAGCTCCGTTACATGAGAATCAATCGCTGAATGATCTAACACTCGTACAAAAGTTACCAGCATGTTTTTGCTTTATAAATCGCCATCAAGAAATAGTCGAACTGAATATCCTTTGAATGAACGTCGGGGTGCGTATCCAGAAAATGGCTCCAAACACTTAACTAGGCTTTTTGCCGTGTAAAGCTTGTGAGAGTCTGAGAGATGTGTAAATTGTCTCACATTGGTTACGTTAAAAGGGAAGGATTCGCTAAGCAGAGTATAAAAAGAGAAGGGGAGCTAACAAGCAAATCACTTACCTGGACGGGGTCGACTCGTGATCAAGTAGACGAGTGGCCTAGGCTAGTGACCTCCATTGCACTAAGGAGGGGTGCTTAGCCTAAGGTCTCCCCGTGTGGGAGAGCTTGTGTCATTATTTGTGGTAGAGGGAGCCTGCGTTCGCGCGGCTCCTATTATTAGTCTTAAGTGTTGGTAACTACAGAAGTCATCTTCTTTACTTGAAAAACCAACCTGAGTCTGAGTGAAAACTCTCTTCCCTCCAGGGCCGGAAGAGGCAATGAAGGTGTGGgcactactttttttttaaaaaaaaatctttttatttaagaaaaattgtATTGACCccataaaaaaaggaaatttgacaccactaaaaatataacttcacaaaaataatcacaaaacattaaagatcgaagataatttaaaattatataaataatatgtttattttatttgttaaacatttgatttatattaattttagctTAAATTTCAATAAACACGATTCTTTATGTTAAATGTTAGTTACATATTTCAATACAACCCAAATTGTATTAGGCTCAAtaactaatattaattttttttttgaaattaatgaGTGAATTTGAAAAAACGGATTTGTACTTCCTTTTCGGACAAACGCAAAAAGGAAGAACTCTCATGTTCCGCAATGTTATcagaatatttgaaatatatttttaatttttgaaattttgccTGAACTCAAAACTATAACTGAAACCTcgaatttgaaatttaaaagaatatatgtaatgccaaatatatatatgcaatactcaaatatacctaatatatCTAATAAACACAAAATGTTCCAGGTACTTTGAATACCCGATCGGTCTTCGGTAGGATacataaccaaacaaaaaccccCAAGACAAAAAAATATCCAATAATATTTTGCCTTGGACCGAGACTCAAGCCAAATCTATATTTTTGGATTGGTTTTGGTTGAGTTTTTTTAATCCGAATAAAATGCCCAGACCTAAGAGAGGTTACATAAGAATGTTTATACgaaatctaaaataaattaattcataaattatataattttaaacaaattttatgcttcaaaataatacagattttgtaacataataatgtacaatctaaaaattctaatttatatcaaattttatttataatccaAGAAAACCTGCGTTTTCGAAGCGCATATCAAATCTAGTTATTGTATCAATTTATTTGAAAGTGCAATAGGTATTGATCcataatacaaaacaaaataggaGCAAAATAGGAGCTAAACATTTGAGAGTGCAATAGGTATTGTATCAATTTATGTCATTAACATATGTGACAGATGaatgattgaaaatatatttcatgtgaatatttttattttcagtgtGTATATTATCAAACTTAGTTATATGTTTAAGTGTTAATTATATGACATGTTGTATGATAGATGATGAATTCCGAATaaaagttttacaaatttttttgcaaaattgactcaaaactcaaagtcaaccacaaaacaaacctatgttttttttttatattccttttgccctattcaccccacaagttcagattattcacgaaaatgccattaatttttttttcttttcgaaagtgatctttttactctctcaacctcatcatcttcaagtatttaTAAGATTATCATTGgtatcaatacaccaaccaccatgaacaaccaatttgaagctcttaatgcacctcaaatcgatttacacttcttatttctcaattcttatgaactaaaacaacatctctttcactttctctccacattcatccaaaaaaccccaagattttgattctaaattttttatggttcatagagctattgaagcttacgattcttggtgggtcacttttgtttgagatttttGGTCCTTGGAGAAGAtttatgtgtgctaaacaagttatctcattggttgaaactatgaaatcagtttttttCTGTTCgcccagacgactttcaggtaagtcttctggctgtagacgacttacacggaagtcttctggtcaatgcataagttagttttgcaattgacttttaaatgtgtttttatagaCAACTTACATAGAAGttgtccatctttgtttgttaaaaaaaaaagaattcgagacgacttccatgtaagtcgtctaaggTAAACggattagttttgcatttgaccggattgtgtcagaaatttgatttttcctgaACGACTTACACATAATTTGCCGCTTATATTTCAATTTCCCGCTTTAAATTTAAGccttccgagaagacttccgagaagacttctaatGAGAGTGTTCTatctttgaacttatgtaatgatttatcttttgtgaatttgactaagatttcttgagattttttctcccttagttgtaataaaattgatatttttttgttattgtgttttgctattgaagttgtatcaataacttc encodes:
- the LOC125581868 gene encoding topless-related protein 3-like is translated as MSSLSRELVFLILQFLEEEKFKESVHRLEKESGFFFNTKYFDEKVLAGEWDEVEKYLSGFTKVDDNRYSMKIFFEIRKQKYLEALDRQDKAKAVEILVQDLRVFSTFNEDLYKEITQLLTLQNFRENDQLSKYGDTKTARTVMLSEVKKLIEANPLFRDKLTFPALRSSRLRTLINQSLNWQHQLCKNPRPNPDIKTLFTDHTCAVPNGPLAPSSVNQPVTTLTKPAAFPPLGAHGPFPPGGAVAAANAGALASWMAAASGASAVQAAVVTPAPMPLPMNQVAILKRPRTPPATPSIVDYQNPDHELMKRLRPAPSVEEVTYPAPRQQALWSPEDLPLKVALALHQGSTVTSMEFHPMQNTLLLVGSATGEITLWELAVREKLVTRPFKVWDMTNCTNQFQALIAKETPISVTRVAWSPDGNFIGVAYSKHLVHLYAFSGPNDLRQHAEIDAHMGAVNDLAFAIPNRQLCVVTCGDDKLIKVWDLQGRKHFTFEGHETPVYSICPHHKENIQFIFSTAIDGKIKAWLYDNMGSRVDYDAPGKWCTTMLYSADGSRLFSCGTSKDGDFFLVEWNESEGSIKRTYLGFHKKLAGVVQFDTSKNHFLAVGEDGQIKFWDMDNINVLTSTDAEGGLPALPRLRFNREGNLLAVSTAENGFKILANTAGFRSLRAMEASAFETMRNPVDSSLTKAVPGASVSCKIERGSPVRPSPMLNGVDPSKPRIIDDSTDKPRPWQLAEIMDPAQCRKATLPDTAGSSTKVVRLLYTNSGAGIVALGLNGIQRLWKWVRSEQNPSGKATTAVVPQQWQPNSGLLMANDVSGVNLEESNPCIALSKNDSYVMSAAGGKVSLFNMMTFKVMTTFMQPPPASTFLAFHPQDNNIIAIGMEDSTIHIYNVRVDEVKSKLKGHQKRITGLAFSTTLNILVSSGADAQICFWSIDTWEKRKSVAIQMPAGKAANGDTRVQFHVDQIRILAVHETQLAIFDASKMECIRQWIPQDSLSAPISSAVYACNSQLIYTTFRDGNIGVFDADTLRLRCRISPSAYLPQGNQGLSPLVVAAHPQEPNQFAVGLNDGSVKVIEPTEAEGKWGMVPPSEAIKTSPSTTNNQTQEQLQR